Proteins from one Streptosporangium becharense genomic window:
- a CDS encoding TetR/AcrR family transcriptional regulator yields MAVKGDRTRARLIDAACSLVEARGYFGAGLNEMLQAGGAPRGSLYHHFPGGKDQLIAEALAVSGREIEDLIRNVAEGVPDTGALVEAVLDALADRMQEAGYAKGCPITTVALETAATNDSLQRVCADVYDGWQRALVDRLVADGHAPGHAEDLACSLLALIEGALVLARAGRSRTPIERARRSVRALLGT; encoded by the coding sequence ATGGCGGTCAAGGGAGATCGAACCCGGGCACGGCTGATCGACGCCGCGTGCTCGCTGGTCGAGGCGCGGGGCTACTTCGGCGCGGGGCTCAACGAGATGCTCCAGGCGGGCGGGGCCCCCCGGGGTTCGCTGTACCACCATTTCCCCGGCGGCAAGGATCAGCTGATCGCGGAGGCCCTCGCCGTCTCCGGCCGGGAGATCGAGGACCTGATCAGGAACGTGGCCGAAGGCGTCCCCGACACCGGGGCCCTGGTCGAGGCGGTGCTGGACGCGCTGGCCGACCGGATGCAGGAGGCCGGGTACGCCAAGGGCTGCCCGATCACCACGGTCGCCCTGGAGACGGCGGCCACCAACGACTCGTTGCAGCGGGTCTGCGCGGACGTCTACGACGGCTGGCAGCGGGCGCTCGTCGACCGCCTGGTCGCCGACGGCCACGCGCCGGGCCACGCCGAGGATCTGGCCTGCTCCCTGCTCGCCCTGATCGAGGGGGCACTCGTGCTGGCCCGCGCCGGACGCAGCCGGACGCCGATCGAGCGGGCACGGCGTTCGGTGAGGGCACTGCTCGGCACCTGA
- a CDS encoding AraC family transcriptional regulator codes for MHDDPVAEAEGLLYFTDGSLAYAGRYLHQGSFHTHTHSFVEVAVVTGGGAVHHTTTGREPLGRGDVVLLRPGAWHGYEECDRLELYNCCFSVELLHRELAWSREDALLGYLLWTGPYSMGRRGTLSLRLSGDALDACLTHLDGLERLRALPVSHHRGDIIGHLSVFLGNLARAAAETRQDAEEPAGPAHPAVVRAMRLMEGRVAHDWTLTELAGHLHLTPGYLVRLFKAATGLPPMAYLARQRVEVAATLLLLGEEPIAQIGEQVGWGDPNYFARRFKAHFGMNPSSYRRKFTHRSVTISGELRREPRPAGLPYVIGG; via the coding sequence ATGCATGACGATCCGGTGGCGGAGGCGGAGGGTCTGCTCTACTTCACCGACGGCTCACTCGCCTACGCCGGCCGCTACCTCCACCAAGGCTCCTTCCACACGCACACCCACAGCTTCGTCGAGGTGGCGGTGGTCACCGGTGGCGGCGCCGTCCACCACACGACGACGGGGCGGGAACCGCTGGGCCGCGGCGACGTCGTCCTGCTGCGGCCCGGCGCCTGGCACGGGTACGAGGAGTGCGACCGGCTGGAGCTGTACAACTGCTGCTTCAGCGTCGAGCTGCTGCACCGGGAGCTCGCCTGGAGCAGGGAGGACGCGCTGCTGGGATACCTGCTGTGGACCGGCCCGTACTCGATGGGCCGCAGGGGGACGCTTTCCCTCAGGCTCTCCGGCGACGCCCTGGACGCGTGTCTGACCCACCTGGACGGGCTGGAGCGGCTGCGCGCGCTTCCGGTCTCCCACCACCGCGGCGACATCATCGGCCACCTGTCGGTGTTCCTCGGCAACCTCGCGCGGGCCGCCGCGGAGACGAGGCAGGACGCCGAGGAACCGGCCGGGCCCGCGCATCCGGCCGTCGTGCGGGCGATGCGGCTGATGGAGGGCAGGGTGGCCCACGACTGGACGCTGACGGAGCTCGCCGGCCACCTGCACCTGACGCCGGGATACCTGGTGCGCCTGTTCAAGGCCGCGACCGGGCTGCCGCCGATGGCCTACCTGGCCAGGCAGCGGGTGGAGGTCGCCGCGACCCTGCTGCTGCTCGGCGAGGAGCCGATCGCCCAGATCGGCGAGCAGGTGGGCTGGGGGGATCCGAACTACTTCGCCAGGAGGTTCAAGGCCCACTTCGGAATGAACCCCTCCAGCTACCGCAGGAAGTTCACCCACAGGTCCGTCACGATATCCGGCGAGCTCCGCCGCGAACCCCGGCCTGCGGGACTGCCTTACGTGATCGGCGGGTGA
- a CDS encoding ABC transporter substrate-binding protein: MRLKASLTLISASLLLTACGGGSAEPAAGGPVTLSFLVDKDKLTLDGAKALADAFMKTDSTVKVEVETRPGGTEGDNIVKTRLSTGDMSDVFWYNSGSLLQTLNPAQTMVDLTGDPVLANVHKDFLPVVSQGGKVYGVPAGAGMGGGILYNRKVYDTLGLKTPTTWAEFMANNEKVKAAGITPVITTFKDTWTSQLFVLGDFHNVQAQVPDFARDYTANKAKFAATPAALAGFEHLAEVHTKGYANKGFGSATAEEGLKMLVEGTGAHYPMLSAMLPPMLKDTPQVATDIGFFGVPGTDPARHGATVWEPPGIYIAKSTEKLEAAKKFLAFVASPAAAEAVGKVVQPAGPYRVEGAELPDDAIQVAKDLQAYIDKGATTPALEFLSPVKGPALEQITVAVGSGLTPPAEGAAQYDKDVAKQAKQLGLEGW; the protein is encoded by the coding sequence GTGAGACTCAAGGCATCGCTGACGCTGATCTCGGCGTCCCTCCTGCTGACCGCCTGCGGCGGCGGCTCGGCCGAGCCCGCCGCCGGCGGCCCGGTCACCCTGTCCTTCCTCGTGGACAAGGACAAGCTGACCCTCGACGGGGCCAAGGCGCTCGCCGACGCCTTCATGAAGACCGACTCCACCGTCAAGGTCGAGGTGGAGACGCGGCCGGGAGGCACCGAGGGCGACAACATCGTCAAGACCAGGCTCTCGACAGGCGACATGTCGGATGTGTTCTGGTACAACTCCGGGTCGCTGCTCCAGACGCTCAACCCGGCCCAGACCATGGTCGACCTCACCGGCGACCCGGTGCTGGCGAACGTGCACAAGGACTTCCTGCCGGTGGTCAGCCAGGGCGGCAAGGTCTACGGCGTGCCGGCCGGCGCCGGCATGGGCGGCGGCATCCTGTACAACCGCAAGGTCTACGACACGCTCGGCCTGAAGACGCCCACGACCTGGGCCGAGTTCATGGCCAACAACGAGAAGGTCAAGGCCGCCGGGATCACCCCGGTGATCACCACCTTCAAGGACACCTGGACCTCGCAGCTGTTCGTGCTCGGCGACTTCCACAACGTCCAGGCCCAGGTGCCGGACTTCGCGCGGGACTACACGGCCAACAAGGCGAAGTTCGCCGCCACCCCGGCCGCCCTGGCGGGCTTCGAGCACCTGGCCGAGGTGCACACCAAGGGCTACGCCAACAAGGGCTTCGGCTCGGCCACCGCCGAGGAAGGGCTCAAGATGCTGGTGGAGGGCACGGGTGCGCACTACCCGATGCTCAGCGCCATGCTGCCGCCCATGCTGAAGGACACCCCCCAGGTCGCCACCGACATCGGCTTCTTCGGCGTCCCGGGCACCGACCCGGCCAGGCACGGCGCCACCGTCTGGGAGCCGCCGGGCATCTACATCGCCAAGAGCACCGAGAAGCTGGAGGCCGCCAAGAAGTTCCTGGCCTTCGTCGCCTCGCCCGCCGCGGCCGAGGCGGTCGGCAAGGTCGTCCAGCCCGCCGGGCCGTACCGGGTCGAGGGTGCCGAGCTCCCGGACGACGCCATCCAGGTGGCCAAGGACCTGCAGGCCTACATCGACAAGGGTGCCACGACGCCCGCGCTGGAGTTCCTGTCCCCCGTCAAGGGCCCGGCCCTGGAGCAGATCACCGTCGCGGTCGGCTCCGGCCTGACCCCGCCCGCCGAAGGCGCGGCCCAGTACGACAAGGACGTGGCCAAGCAGGCCAAGCAGCTGGGACTCGAAGGGTGGTGA
- a CDS encoding alpha/beta fold hydrolase, translating to MIEEPQTLVAGATGLIGRWLTAELLTRGRPVAVTVRGGPARGADLRAWLRGHGVDDQALTVVPADITRPGLGLTPGEEDRLRSVRDVFNAAALFRFGLGRDEARRANVDGAVNVVRWAGARPRLRRLVHISGYRVGAETLPYPAPEDRLAEVYRRHGAYEGSKREGDAAVRTVAAREGIPLTVVNPATVIGHSVTGEAGQYLGLADMVRRLWTGRLPVLAGTRRTFVPVVTVDHLARFLAAVPEHDHEPYRAHWVLDDATPHLPDLVTLLARHLGVRAPRAVVPVGLVRRLPRALTGVDPETLTFLSEDRYDTSSADALADAAGLSHPPVDDALRRWADRLVAERFGDTRPPLSGGFHPVAGAPAYLAGDRLSPGYVLLHGLPLTAETWQGVLGELDGTALVADLPGLGRSARSTAGPADWLAGLLTPLRTRPVLIAHSAATAPALRYAHAHPGRLAALVLVSPYFLQRRPRRHLRTPALVGPLLRTAPARRLGTALLGPGVTDVAALRAVDDAVAQLRRPGVARRTARWLHRAQHPAERAELRALTATCPVPVHLVTGERAPLINGIPGVPVTVVPGAGHHPQLTHPAHVAAAARTGVRTG from the coding sequence GTGATCGAGGAACCCCAGACCCTGGTCGCCGGTGCGACCGGACTCATCGGCCGGTGGCTGACGGCGGAACTGCTCACCCGGGGACGGCCGGTCGCGGTGACCGTCCGGGGCGGACCCGCCCGCGGCGCCGACCTGCGCGCCTGGCTGCGCGGACACGGCGTCGACGATCAGGCGCTCACCGTCGTCCCGGCCGACATCACCCGCCCCGGGCTCGGACTCACCCCGGGCGAGGAGGACCGGCTCCGTTCCGTGCGGGACGTGTTCAACGCCGCCGCGCTGTTCCGCTTCGGCCTGGGCCGCGACGAGGCCCGGCGGGCCAACGTCGACGGCGCGGTGAACGTGGTGCGCTGGGCCGGTGCCCGGCCACGCCTGCGGCGCCTGGTCCACATCTCCGGATACCGCGTCGGGGCCGAGACGCTCCCCTACCCCGCCCCCGAGGACCGGCTGGCCGAGGTGTACCGGCGTCACGGCGCGTACGAGGGGTCGAAGCGCGAGGGGGACGCGGCGGTCCGGACCGTCGCGGCGCGGGAAGGGATTCCGCTGACCGTGGTCAATCCCGCCACCGTGATCGGGCACTCGGTCACCGGTGAGGCCGGGCAGTACCTCGGGCTGGCCGACATGGTCCGGCGACTGTGGACGGGACGGCTCCCGGTGCTCGCCGGCACCCGGCGTACGTTCGTCCCTGTGGTCACCGTCGACCACCTCGCCCGCTTCCTGGCCGCCGTCCCCGAGCACGACCATGAGCCCTACCGCGCGCACTGGGTGCTGGACGACGCCACTCCCCACCTGCCCGACCTGGTCACGCTCCTGGCGCGGCACCTGGGCGTGCGCGCGCCGCGCGCGGTCGTGCCGGTCGGCCTGGTGCGACGGCTGCCCCGCGCGCTCACCGGGGTCGACCCCGAGACGCTGACCTTCCTGTCCGAAGACCGCTACGACACCTCGTCGGCCGACGCGCTGGCCGACGCCGCCGGGCTCAGCCACCCGCCGGTGGACGACGCTCTGCGCCGCTGGGCCGACCGGCTCGTCGCCGAACGGTTCGGCGACACCCGGCCGCCCCTGAGCGGAGGATTCCACCCGGTCGCCGGCGCCCCGGCCTATCTCGCCGGTGATCGCCTCTCTCCGGGGTACGTCCTGCTCCACGGCCTGCCGCTGACCGCCGAAACCTGGCAGGGCGTGCTGGGCGAGCTGGACGGCACGGCCCTGGTGGCCGACCTGCCCGGCCTCGGCCGCTCCGCCCGTTCCACGGCCGGCCCGGCGGACTGGCTCGCCGGGCTGCTCACGCCCCTGCGGACCCGGCCGGTGCTCATCGCGCACTCGGCGGCCACCGCGCCCGCCCTGCGCTACGCGCACGCCCACCCCGGACGGCTCGCCGCCCTGGTCCTCGTCTCGCCCTACTTCCTCCAGCGGCGCCCCCGCCGGCACCTGCGCACACCGGCGCTGGTCGGCCCCCTGCTGCGGACCGCGCCGGCCCGGCGGCTCGGCACGGCGCTGCTCGGCCCCGGCGTCACCGACGTCGCCGCGCTGCGCGCCGTGGACGACGCGGTCGCGCAGTTGCGGCGGCCGGGTGTCGCGCGGCGCACCGCGCGATGGCTCCACCGTGCGCAACACCCGGCCGAACGCGCCGAACTGAGGGCACTGACGGCCACCTGCCCCGTACCGGTCCACCTCGTCACCGGCGAGCGCGCCCCGCTCATCAACGGCATACCCGGCGTCCCGGTGACCGTTGTCCCCGGAGCCGGCCACCACCCGCAGCTCACCCATCCCGCGCACGTGGCCGCCGCCGCGAGGACCGGCGTCCGGACCGGCTGA